One Anaeromicrobium sediminis genomic region harbors:
- a CDS encoding TAXI family TRAP transporter solute-binding subunit — MKKKVISIFMIILLVLSLGACGQESTESGSSSNEKQFVTVVTGSTGGTYYPVGTIFSTLWNEKLGDKGVVASVQSSGGSVENLNMLKDQEAELGIAMANLTLFAYKGEGKFKDNKFENVRFVTALWPDVTQMVVAEDSNINSLSDLKGKRFNVGGAGSGTEYSTNLILENVADMTFNDIEPEHLGYFEASSAMQNGQLAGMNAEGGLPTSAVSEIFASKTKVKMLEFSDADYNKLHDVAPYYGQFTVPAGLYSNLDKDIKTVGIKSTLIASADLDEDLVYELVKNIYENYDEISSSHKALEFVKLEEAIKGLPPVPLHKGAVKYFKEKGIEIPKELLEE; from the coding sequence ATGAAAAAGAAGGTTATAAGCATATTTATGATTATCTTATTAGTATTATCATTAGGAGCGTGTGGACAAGAATCTACAGAGAGTGGAAGCAGTAGTAATGAAAAACAATTTGTTACTGTAGTTACAGGTTCTACAGGAGGAACTTATTATCCAGTTGGAACTATATTCTCAACATTATGGAATGAAAAATTAGGAGATAAGGGTGTAGTTGCTTCTGTTCAATCATCAGGTGGTTCTGTAGAGAACTTAAATATGTTAAAGGATCAGGAAGCGGAACTTGGAATTGCCATGGCAAATTTAACTTTATTTGCTTATAAGGGAGAAGGTAAATTTAAGGATAATAAATTTGAGAATGTAAGGTTTGTAACAGCCCTATGGCCAGATGTTACTCAAATGGTAGTGGCTGAGGATTCTAATATTAATTCATTATCTGATTTAAAAGGAAAGAGATTTAATGTGGGAGGAGCAGGTTCTGGTACTGAGTATAGTACTAATTTAATATTAGAAAATGTGGCTGATATGACGTTTAATGATATTGAGCCTGAACACTTAGGATATTTTGAAGCCTCTAGTGCAATGCAAAATGGACAATTAGCCGGAATGAATGCAGAGGGAGGATTACCAACATCTGCTGTATCGGAAATATTTGCAAGTAAAACTAAGGTTAAAATGTTAGAGTTTAGTGATGCGGATTATAATAAGCTACATGATGTGGCACCTTATTATGGACAATTTACAGTACCAGCAGGTTTGTATTCTAACTTAGATAAGGATATAAAAACTGTAGGAATTAAATCTACTTTAATAGCTAGTGCAGATTTAGATGAAGATTTAGTTTATGAATTAGTTAAAAATATTTATGAAAATTATGATGAAATATCATCATCCCATAAAGCTTTAGAATTTGTAAAGCTAGAAGAAGCTATAAAGGGTCTTCCACCAGTGCCTCTACATAAGGGAGCAGTAAAGTATTTCAAAGAAAAGGGAATTGAGATTCCAAAGGAATTATTAGAAGAGTAA
- a CDS encoding TRAP transporter permease → MKENNSHSNRRLAGKVALFVTIYAVFTSLFHVWMNSASLMIAIKRNALHLGLMLGLTFLMYPATKKNSNKKPSILDWILFALGISIGLYIYVTYDSLIERSLIPNNTDYVFAIMAILLTLEAGRRCVGNILPCLSIFFILYAKYGYLFPGMLAHKGFSWKRILTRMYLTDGGIFGVTLMVSASYVFMFILFGSFLNKTGTAKFFNDFALAFAGRLRGGPAQVAVMASGLMGTISGSSQANVATTGSFTIPLMKEVGYEPRFAGAVEAAASTGGILMPPIMGAASFMMASFLGIPYVKVMYAGIIPALFYYFAIFTMVDFEAKKIGLKGMDKDKLPVFKEVMLTQGHLVLPIIIILILLIKGLTPLYAAFYGLIATIVTSSFRKNTRMDFKKFIGALEEGAKSAVSVAIACAVVGFIVGVVSMTGLGQVVAHNIIKLSFGQLWLALILVMIASIFLGMGLPATACYIITASIAAPALIKMGVRPIAAHFFAFYYGTLSAVVPPVALTSYTAAGIADANPTKVAVTGFKLALAGIMIPFMFVYSPIILMENVTIGSLIMTIITGLIGIVALASSAENYFQGKMTILERISTFIGAVLLVKPGVMSDLLGLGILAIIFVLHRMRIRKKVIV, encoded by the coding sequence ATGAAAGAAAATAATAGTCATAGTAACAGAAGGTTAGCTGGTAAAGTAGCTTTATTTGTTACCATATATGCAGTATTTACCTCTTTATTTCATGTATGGATGAATAGCGCAAGTTTGATGATTGCTATAAAGAGAAATGCCCTTCATTTGGGGTTGATGTTAGGACTTACTTTTTTAATGTATCCTGCAACTAAAAAGAATTCTAACAAAAAACCTTCCATACTAGATTGGATACTATTTGCGTTAGGTATAAGTATAGGATTGTATATTTATGTTACCTATGACAGTCTTATAGAGAGATCCTTAATACCAAATAATACAGATTATGTATTTGCAATTATGGCCATATTATTAACCTTAGAAGCAGGGAGAAGATGTGTTGGAAATATTCTTCCTTGCCTTTCTATATTTTTTATTTTATATGCTAAATATGGATACCTATTTCCAGGCATGTTAGCCCATAAGGGCTTTTCATGGAAGAGAATATTGACAAGAATGTATTTAACTGATGGAGGTATATTTGGAGTAACCTTAATGGTATCAGCTTCCTATGTGTTTATGTTCATATTATTTGGATCCTTTTTAAATAAAACAGGAACAGCTAAGTTTTTTAATGATTTTGCCCTAGCCTTTGCAGGAAGACTTAGAGGAGGTCCTGCTCAGGTGGCAGTTATGGCCAGTGGTCTTATGGGAACCATAAGTGGAAGTTCTCAAGCCAATGTGGCAACTACAGGAAGCTTTACTATACCTCTTATGAAGGAAGTGGGCTATGAACCTAGATTTGCAGGAGCAGTGGAAGCGGCTGCATCTACAGGAGGAATTCTCATGCCACCTATTATGGGGGCTGCATCTTTTATGATGGCATCTTTCTTAGGAATTCCATATGTTAAGGTTATGTATGCAGGTATAATTCCAGCCTTATTTTATTATTTTGCCATATTTACTATGGTGGACTTTGAAGCCAAAAAAATTGGTTTAAAGGGAATGGATAAGGACAAATTACCAGTATTTAAAGAGGTTATGCTTACCCAAGGTCATTTAGTATTGCCTATAATAATAATACTAATATTACTTATAAAGGGACTAACACCCCTATATGCAGCTTTTTATGGATTAATAGCTACAATAGTTACAAGTTCCTTTAGAAAAAATACTAGAATGGATTTTAAGAAGTTTATAGGGGCTCTAGAAGAAGGTGCTAAAAGTGCCGTATCTGTGGCTATAGCCTGTGCAGTAGTAGGTTTTATAGTGGGAGTTGTGTCCATGACAGGCCTTGGTCAAGTGGTGGCCCACAATATTATTAAGTTATCCTTTGGTCAACTTTGGCTTGCTTTAATTCTGGTTATGATAGCATCCATATTCTTAGGAATGGGTCTACCTGCTACAGCATGTTACATTATAACTGCATCTATAGCGGCCCCAGCCCTAATAAAGATGGGAGTAAGACCAATAGCAGCTCATTTCTTTGCCTTTTACTATGGAACTCTGTCAGCAGTAGTACCGCCTGTGGCGCTTACCTCTTATACGGCGGCGGGTATAGCAGATGCTAATCCCACAAAGGTTGCTGTAACGGGATTTAAATTAGCCCTTGCTGGAATAATGATACCTTTTATGTTTGTTTATTCTCCTATAATACTAATGGAGAACGTAACTATTGGTTCCTTAATAATGACTATAATAACAGGTCTTATAGGTATTGTGGCATTAGCTTCATCGGCAGAAAATTATTTCCAAGGTAAAATGACCATATTGGAAAGAATAAGTACATTTATAGGAGCTGTATTATTAGTAAAACCAGGAGTAATGTCTGATTTGTTAGGACTTGGAATTTTAGCTATAATATTTGTACTTCATAGGATGAGAATTAGAAAAAAGGTAATAGTATAG